The genome window GATCCATCTCTTGTTGGAGATGGAACATTTGGAAATGCTTACAATGGAGTTTTAGAAACACCACCCTCTAAACCTAGTTTCTCTTCCCCTAGTCACAATCGTGCTCCACTGTTTAAATCTCCTAAACCGTTGGATGTTCAATCAGGTTATGGTGCACGAAATCAGCCAAAACCAGTGAACAAGGTAGagtatattttctttcttctgctGGCCTTATGCCCTCACCTTGTGCAATTTTGATAATTGTTTTCTGATGATTTTTAGGCTTCAGTACGTGCCCCAAGTATCCAATCAGAAGCACTAGCCAAAGGATACTTTTCTGTGGCAAAGGTTCCGGTCTATAACCAAGGGACTGGTGGACTGCTCTATCCAAACAATTCACCAACTTTAAAAGCAAATGCAAAGGGTTGGGGTGGCTCTGAGAAGTTGAAACCAAGAAGTAAGGCTAATGGTGTTAGAGATATTAGTTTGTTTAATGAAAAGAACCATGGCCCTAGAACAACCAACCCTAAAGGTGCATTGTTGTCTGGAGCAGAAAAGGAGAATGGAAAGTGCGACAGCATAGCCTCTGCCATCAGGAAGGATCAATATAACCTTCCTGACTTTCCAACCAAATATGACCAAGCACTTTTCTTTGTTATCAAGTCTTACAGTGAGGATGATATTCATAAGAGCATCAAGTACAATGTGTGGGCTAGTACTCCTAATGGGAATAAGAGGCTGGACAGTGCTTATCAAGATGCAGAGGAGAAGGTTGCACAGAAAAGCTGCAAGTGTCCCgtgttccttttcttttcgGTATGCTCTAGAATTTGACCCTAATTTGGATGCAGGAGTTTCCGACTGCACATTTTTAGGCTATTGGCCTCTGAAATGAGTGACTAATgccctctttctttctctgtgctGCGTTTCAGGTTAATGCAAGTGGTCAGTTTTGTGGAGTAGCTGAGATGATTGGCCGTGTGGATTTTAATAAGAGCATGGATTTCTGGCAACAGGATAAATGGAATGGTTATTTCCCAGTCAAGTGGCATATCATAAAAGACGTCCCAAACCCGCAGTTACGGCATATAATTCTTGAGAATAATGAGAACAAGCCTGTGACCAATAGCAGAGACACGCAAGAGGTGAGCATCTCCAACTAGttgtttgattttatattaCTGTTATATCTTATTTCAGATGTCGATCAGTCAGAGGAACCATAACTCTGAGATTATCTTGTATTTCCAGGTGAAATTCCTTCAGGGTATTGAAATGCTGAACATATTTAAAAATCATCTGTCAAAGACATCAATACTGGACGACTTTGATTTCTACGAAAGCCGCCAGAAGGTGATGCAGGAGAAGAGGATCAGGCAGGCTACACCTTACTATGATCTGCAGGTATACGCTTCGCATCCATTCTCTTGATTTTTTTCAGCTAATCAAAATTCTTTCCTAGTTTTCTATTGTTATTGGAACTGCTTTGGTGAATGCATGGAGAGGAACTGAGAATCATGAGTTGTCAAGATCACAAACTGAGATGGTGGATGGGTTAATATTAAGATTGAAAAGATGATTCTCTTTGATtacaataaaattaagaataaaGCAGGGTTCCTTATGCAAGTAACAAAGTGGAGAGGGTAGTGccattgaaattttgaaatgggGAGTTTGACTTTATTCTATTCTTTCAAAAGAGAGGATAATAATCactgtaattttcttttttgattgcTTTAAATTTTTCTAAGACACTCATAAGCGTTCCTCTTGAATTATTACTAAAAAGTTCTTATATGTTGCAGCAAAAAATAGGAGAGTTAAGTATCAGCGCTGAGTAAGGGCCTCAGGTTAGAGGCAAAGGAAGGATGCAGGGATATGGGAAAATGAATGAATATTTGGAgctgaaaaacaaaagggatcAAAAAAGTGTATAATGTGTAGCTGTTTCCCAACAAATGAATGAGATATGTTTTGGCTACCAAGGAGGTTTCTTTATGGCCCACACAACAGCTTGAATGCATCCACTTTGATTGATATGCTTGTGGAAtccaagctctctctctctcctctgccTACCCACACTAGTGTTTCTTTCAGCATAAAGTGTATTTGGTGTTTGGTCTTTTTTGTCTCCCCACCCTTTCTCCTCCTCTTGATAATCACAGTTCACAAATGTAATTATGtaattgtaaaaagaaaaaaaagaaaaaaaaagaagaaaagatggTGATAGTAAATTACTTCAATGAATGACCGACAGGTTGTATTACTTTACAGTTTAAACTcaatgaaattaaagaaaattaaagtgcATTTCGCTGTCGAGCTTTACGAGTTTGCTACGTTTTTAACTGCAGAAAAGTCGCAGGATTTGCCTTGCCGGAGCCTTTTTAAACTTGAtctaaaaaaatgaattgcagaaaactgaaaaatgcGCCAACAAGCCCGTGAAGCTAATCAAAACTAAAAGCACAACCATGATGGATCtccaaacaaaatttttatttaattcgATAATAAGAACGAAAACGAGATTGCAAAAGTGAGGGatctctgtttctttttttcggCTGCGAAAAAGTATATCAGTTGAAGGATATTAGCCATGT of Prunus dulcis chromosome 4, ALMONDv2, whole genome shotgun sequence contains these proteins:
- the LOC117625710 gene encoding YTH domain-containing protein ECT2 isoform X2, translated to MAAPQFQHPHHNSIKQEEEKEIHVQSTEFFHSNRALSKDGSPSDTASCISTVGDTTASVKKGDADADADYESVTSYPTTAYYGYTYPGYDMENQGYYVGGSGMEMQYPVMQADNGSFVYLMPGFQPGYDPYTPYMPITTVGSDGQYVSQQMYPPLSPMYQAPISPGYNPSLLPYGELVPSPYLWDPSLVGDGTFGNAYNGVLETPPSKPSFSSPSHNRAPLFKSPKPLDVQSGYGARNQPKPVNKASVRAPSIQSEALAKGYFSVAKVPVYNQGTGGLLYPNNSPTLKANAKGWGGSEKLKPRKKENGKCDSIASAIRKDQYNLPDFPTKYDQALFFVIKSYSEDDIHKSIKYNVWASTPNGNKRLDSAYQDAEEKVAQKSCKCPVFLFFSVNASGQFCGVAEMIGRVDFNKSMDFWQQDKWNGYFPVKWHIIKDVPNPQLRHIILENNENKPVTNSRDTQEVKFLQGIEMLNIFKNHLSKTSILDDFDFYESRQKVMQEKRIRQATPYYDLQQKIGELSISAE
- the LOC117625710 gene encoding YTH domain-containing protein ECT2 isoform X1 codes for the protein MAAPQFQHPHHNSIKQEEEKEIHVQSTEFFHSNRALSKDGSPSDTASCISTVGDTTASVKKGDADADADYESVTSYPTTAYYGYTYPGYDMENQGYYVGGSGMEMQYPVMQADNGSFVYLMPGFQPGYDPYTPYMPITTVGSDGQYVSQQMYPPLSPMYQAPISPGYNPSLLPYGELVPSPYLWDPSLVGDGTFGNAYNGVLETPPSKPSFSSPSHNRAPLFKSPKPLDVQSGYGARNQPKPVNKASVRAPSIQSEALAKGYFSVAKVPVYNQGTGGLLYPNNSPTLKANAKGWGGSEKLKPRSKANGVRDISLFNEKNHGPRTTNPKGALLSGAEKENGKCDSIASAIRKDQYNLPDFPTKYDQALFFVIKSYSEDDIHKSIKYNVWASTPNGNKRLDSAYQDAEEKVAQKSCKCPVFLFFSVNASGQFCGVAEMIGRVDFNKSMDFWQQDKWNGYFPVKWHIIKDVPNPQLRHIILENNENKPVTNSRDTQEVKFLQGIEMLNIFKNHLSKTSILDDFDFYESRQKVMQEKRIRQATPYYDLQQKIGELSISAE